The following proteins are encoded in a genomic region of Sesamum indicum cultivar Zhongzhi No. 13 linkage group LG8, S_indicum_v1.0, whole genome shotgun sequence:
- the LOC110012433 gene encoding uncharacterized protein LOC110012433: MGVKSAELLLVVVAAAFMFGIGMANWNYTAAANWNHTVAVPNWNHTANDYWFWGHRHKQPSSRFVVGGSENWRFGYNYTDWAIKNGPFYLNDTLVFKYDPPNDTTFPHSVYLLSDFWSFRSCDLRRAKKIGEVNEGAGEGFEFVLKRWQPYYFACGEHNGLHCKAGLMKFAVWPLIRWY; the protein is encoded by the exons atgggtgtGAAAAGTGCAGAACTGTTACTTGTTGTGGTGGCAGCTGCTTTCATGTTTGGGATTGGGATGGCAAACTGGAACTACACTGCCGCAGCAAACTGGAATCACACTGTTGCAGTACCAAATTGGAACCATACTGCTAATGACTACTGGTTCTGGGGACATAGGCACAAGCAGCCTTCCAGCAGATTCGTTGTTGGTGGATCAGAAAACTGGCGGTTTGGTTATAACTACACGGACTGGGCTATCAAGAATGGTCCCTTTTACTTGAACGATACTTTGG TGTTCAAATATGATCCACCAAACGACACCACATTCCCCCACAGTGTGTATTTACTGTCGGATTTCTGGAGCTTCCGGAGCTGCGACCTGAGAAGAGCAAAGAAAATAGGAGAGGTGAATGAGGGGGCGGGCGAGGGATTTGAGTTCGTGCTCAAGAGATGGCAGCCGTACTACTTCGCGTGCGGGGAGCACAACGGCCTCCATTGCAAGGCTGGCCTCATGAAGTTCGCCGTCTGGCCCTTGATCCGTTGGTATTAA
- the LOC105169896 gene encoding uncharacterized protein LOC105169896 — protein METPAEDQAPVIHLPRQEMDTPMTDREGTVQLTRRELQQMMEEAGRKALVAYERRTATPLEKEIAGKRLFQERVEVQDNEGMSRPGANRRGPQPSDVGSSSRALSRPRGPAISRAEVDNVSKQIAQLGKQIDELKKRGEIVAHNRNSPFANRILTELVNPSFRMPDLPKYDGTRDPQEHLAAFDMVMNLYGQSSSIIAKLFVTTLTGKAQEWFTNLPPGSIDTYEQLAQKFAFHFASKRKQKRSATHLFTIRQGEKESLKNFMGRFNNETLEVQDLRIDMMTSILIHGLKKGVFASALARDPPIDAEQLMAVAQKYIDEEEMNAMKDEEWRVTSERARDGRFTRDRDARPKKEKEREPPYQPKYSRYTPLNMTRAKALMLVEKDNVLMWPRHTRITPAKRHSNKYCRFHRERGHDTEECYQLKDEIERLVRQGYFRRQNPHTFEERRDGRGRSSSRDRRSNWAGERRTQTVAENAPVKGIIHTIAGGSEGWSRRARRRFERETRWERRKQGVHIASTHEIVFGDQDAGTRVVTDNDPMVIRMDIANFTVHKVLIDNGSSADIIFKEVLNKMGLDNIRLEPVTIPLVGFGGSEVASLGTVNLPVSLGEEPKRKTLMVKFLVVDMPFAYNVILGRPGLNSFRAVVSTYHLKMKFPTLAGIGEVACDQIEAKRC, from the coding sequence ATGGAGACGCCTGCAGAAGATCAAGCACCCGTTATACACTTACCACGGCAAGAAATGGATACTCCCATGACTGATCGGGAGGGAACCGTGCAACTGACACGACGGGAATTACAACAAATGATGGAAGAAGCAGGGAGGAAGGCGCTGGTAGCCTATGAGAGGAGAACGGCAACTCCATTGGAAAAGGAAATAGCGGGAAAAAGGTTGTTTCAGGAAAGAGTCGAGGTGCAAGACAATGAAGGAATGAGTAGACCGGGGGCGAATAGGAGGGGTCCGCAACCCTCTGATGTGGGATCCAGTAGCAGGGCCTTAAGTCGTCCCAGGGGACCAGCCATATCTCGTGCTGAGGTGGATAATGTTAGTAAGCAAATAGCCCAGTTAGGAAAGCAAATAGACGAACTCAAGAAGAGAGGCGAAATAGTAGCTCACAATCGTAATTCGCCATTTGCTAACCGTATACTTACTGAACTGGTCAACCCGAGCTTTAGGATGCCCGACCTCCCGAAGTATGATGGAACTCGGGATCCACAAGAGCATCTGGCTGCTTTCGATAtggtaatgaatttatatGGACAGTCGAGCTCTATAATCGCCAAGTTGTTTGTCACCACGCTAACGGGAAAGGCCCAAGAATGGTTTACGAACTTGCCCCCGGGCAGCATAGATACGTATGAGCAACTAGCACAAAAGTTTGCATTCCACTTTGCGAGCAagagaaaacagaaaagatcagctacacatttatttactattcGACAAGGGGAAAAGGAAAGTCTGAAAAACTTTATGGGACGTTTTAATAATGAAACGTTGGAGGTGCAGGATCTTAGGATAGACATGATGACCAGTATCCTAATCCATGGTTTGAAGAAAGGAGTTTTTGCATCGGCTTTAGCACGGGACCCGCCAATAGATGCAGAGCAGTTGATGGCAGTGGCGCAAAAATACATCGATGAAGAGGAGATGAATGCGATGAAGGATGAGGAGTGGAGGGTTACATCAGAACGAGCAAGAGATGGGAGATTCACCAGAGATCGGGATGCGCgaccaaaaaaggaaaaagaaagggaacCTCCTTATCAGCCGAAATATAGCAGGTATACCCCTTTAAATATGACTAGGGCTAAAGCCCTTATGCTGGTGGAAAAAGATAATGTTTTGATGTGGCCGAGACATACGAGGATTACTCCAGCTAAAAGACATTCGAACAAGTATTGCCGTTTTCATCGAGAAAGAGGGCATGATACGGAGGAATGCTATCAATTGAAAGACGAGATAGAGCGACTGGTGCGACAAGGGTATTTCAGGAGGCAGAACCCTCATACTTTTGAAGAGAGACGAGATGGGAGAGGCAGATCGAGTAGTAGGGACCGCAGGTCAAATTGGGCAGGGGAGCGAAGGACTCAAACAGTGGCGGAGAACGCGCCTGTGAAAGGCATTATCCACACTATTGCAGGAGGATCAGAGGGATGGTCGAGAAGAGCTAGAAGGAGATTCGAGAGAGAGACTAGGTGGGAGCGACGTAAGCAAGGGGTGCATATAGCGAGCACCCACGAGATCGTATTTGGAGATCAAGATGCAGGAACCAGGGTCGTGACAGATAACGATCCCATGGTGATACGAATGGACATAGCAAACTTCACAGTCCATAAGGTTTTGATAGACAACGGGAGTTCAgcagatataatatttaaggaGGTATTGAATAAGATGGGGCTTGATAATATAAGGTTGGAGCCAGTCACGATTCCCCTGGTGGGGTTCGGAGGAAGCGAGGTCGCATCACTGGGGACAGTGAACTTACCGGTCTCCTTGGGAGAAGAGCCGAAACGTAAAACATTGATGGTAAAATTTCTAGTCGTTGATATGCCTTTTGCTTACAATGTTATCCTGGGGAGACCTGGGCTTAATTCTTTCAGGGCAGTTGTATCAACATATCACCTTAAGATGAAGTTCCCTACTCTAGCTGGAATAGGGGAGGTTGCGTGCGATCAGATAGAAGCCAAAAGGTGTTAA
- the LOC105169572 gene encoding armadillo repeat-containing protein 6, whose translation MGPAKAASRTISQQAFDEMVQENIDDLGMDPTEALEDAIQTLTLQGVDLSGIVTCVPGESNPVMECLGKLREEKTLPEIVELLDELSVLCCDKASGNAAIATKNGAVELVISICSKLRGGGLASALNAMAAVVHDLQSSETFKENGGPKIVVGILTNESEDGKILDACFSVVAAAATGNEVLKESFMDLKIDELIVKSLKEHNGESIPSIYDAIRVILSSDDNRVVASQVFGYARKFAKLGITEILVDSLRAGLSSPCLISASIALKAVAVNDEICRSIAHNGGIDVILRCVDDSGVQGNSAVARTCCSLLSKLAGSDVNKTTIVEMKGMDRLVNLSARFADDPLVLQEVMSIICTLCLRSPENAARAIESGAGDLAIQAMQKFPQLDQLQRSSCFMIRNLVVRNPENRKLLLSNGIEELIRRAKQSHKNCKDAATDALRDLGVDNYNS comes from the exons ATGGGGCCAGCGAAGGCGGCGTCCCGTACAATATCGCAGCAAGCGTTCGACGAAATGGTGCAAGAAAACATAGATGACCTCGGCATGGACCCCACCGAAGCTCTCGAGGACGCCATACAGACCCTCACTCTTCAAGGCGTCGATCTCTCTG gTATTGTGACTTGCGTTCCGGGAGAAAGCAATCCGGTGATGGAGTGTTTGGGAAAATTGAGAGAGGAGAAGACATTGCCGGAAATTGTGGAGTTGTTAGATGAATTGAGTGTCTTGTGCTGTGATAAAGCATCGGGGAACGCGGCCATTGCGACAAAAAATGGAGCTGTAGAATTGGTGATTTCTATTTGTTCAAAGCTGCGCGGTGGGGGTTTAGCTTCTGCATTAAATGCCATGGCTGCAGTAGTTCATG ATCTTCAAAGTTCTGAAACATTTAAGGAGAATGGTGGACCAAAGATTGTTGTCGGTATCCTGACCAATGAAAGTGAAGATGGGAAGATCTTGGATGCATGTTTTTCAGTTGTTGCTGCAGCTGCAACTGGGAATGAAGTTCTGAAGGAGTCATTCATGGACTTGAAAATTGATGAGCTAATAGTCAAGAGTCTGAAAGAACACAATGGAGAGAGCATTCCTAGCATATATGATGCTATACGAGTTATCTTATCATCTGATGACAATCGTGTTGTAGCCTCACAA GTTTTTGGTTATGCTCGGAAATTCGCTAAGCTAGGAATAACAGAGATTCTTGTAGACTCACTTCGTGCAGGACTCAGTTCTCCTTGTCTAATATCAGCTAGCATTGCTTTGAAGGCGGTGGCTGTCAAT GACGAGATTTGCAGGTCAATTGCTCATAATGGGGGTATAGATGTGATCCTCCGCTGCGTTGATGATAGTGGCGTACAGGGCAACAGTGCTGTGGCAAGAACTTGCTGCTCTTTGTTGTCTAAG CTTGCAGGAAGTGATGTGAATAAGACTACTATTGTTGAAATGAAAGGCATGGATAGGCTTGTAAATCTTTCAGCAAGATTTGCTGACGATCCTTTGGTGCTGCAAGAG GTGATGTCGATTATATGCACGCTTTGTTTGAGGTCCCCTGAGAACGCAGCCCGTGCAATTGAATCTGGAGCTGGGGACCTTGCCATTCAAGCTATGCAAAAGTTTCCACAGTTGGATCAACTGCAAAGAAGCTCTTGTTTCATGATCAGGAATCTTGTGGTTAGAAATCCAGAAAATAG AAAACTTCTGCTGAGTAATGGCATCGAGGAACTAATCAGAAGGGCAAAGCAAAGCCACAAGAACTGCAAAGATGCAGCCACTGATGCATTAAGGGATTTAGGAGTGGATAATTATAACTCATGA
- the LOC105169898 gene encoding uncharacterized protein LOC105169898, translating to MSTSSAPLLDPLQQQQPPPTEMAQQAYTGHSGHGSVGPVIGVLAVITILGAIAVMIGRLCSGRGIRGHAQYDFESWVETKCASCIDGRVEHHPPRRVVVEHTTVSERTEAAAPEEVATGNHQQQQEQQR from the coding sequence ATGTCAACCTCATCAGCTCCGCTGTTGGATCCTTTACAGCAACAACAGCCGCCGCCCACGGAGATGGCACAGCAAGCCTACACCGGGCATTCGGGTCACGGGTCGGTGGGGCCCGTCATCGGAGTTCTTGCGGTCATAACCATACTGGGAGCTATAGCTGTGATGATTGGGCGGCTGTGTTCGGGTCGGGGAATACGGGGCCACGCCCAGTACGATTTTGAAAGCTGGGTTGAGACTAAATGCGCTTCTTGCATTGATGGGCGGGTGGAGCACCACCCTCCTCGCCGAGTGGTGGTGGAGCATACTACTGTCTCAGAGAGGACTGAGGCGGCGGCGCCGGAAGAGGTAGCTACGGGGAATCACCAGCAACAACAGGAGCAGCAGAGATGA
- the LOC105169899 gene encoding peroxidase 10: MAFAPAALLIFSVLFFTTSLTYARPDAPNYDKPDGPLSYNFYDKSCPNLGMIVRWGVWAALKNDTRMAASLLRLHFHDCFVDGCEGSVLLDDTKDFKGEKNALPNRNSARGYDVIDSIKADVEKYCPSTVSCVDILALAAREAVVMSGGPFWPVLLGRLDGLSASEKSANEQLPSPFEPLDNITAKFVSKGLDVKDVVVLSGAHTIGFAQCFTFKRRLFNYKGTGKPDPSLDSSFLSNLQTLCPNVDKSNTKLTALDSQTINRFDNMYYKNIVNNTGLLESDQALIGDPKTAAMVKDYSADPFLFAKDFAASMVKLGKLGLITGQDGQIRKKCSVVN; the protein is encoded by the exons ATGGCCTTTGCTCCTGCTGCTTTATTGATCTTCTCAGTACTCTTCTTTACTACAAGTTTGACATATGCCCGACCTGATGCTCCTAACTATGACAAGCCGGACGGGCCATTGAGTTACAATTTCTACGACAAATCTTGTCCTAACTTGGGCATGATTGTCAGATGGGGTGTTTGGGCTGCACTCAAGAACGACACCAGGATGGCTGCTTCCCTTCTCCGGCTGCACTTCCATGATTGTTTTGTAGAT GGATGTGAAGGTTCTGTGCTTCTTGACGACACTAAGGATTTCAAGGGAGAGAAGAATGCTCTGCCTAACCGGAATTCAGCCAGAGGATATGACGTTATTGACAGCATAAAGGCagatgtagaaaaatattgccCGTCAACTGTGTCATGTGTCGACATATTAGCTCTTGCTGCAAGAGAAGCTGTGGTTATG TCAGGAGGCCCATTTTGGCCTGTTTTACTAGGGAGGTTGGATGGGCTAAGTGCAAGTGAGAAATCAGCAAATGAGCAGTTGCCATCTCCATTTGAGCCTCTGGACAATATCACTGCCAAATTTGTGTCAAAGGGCCTTGATGTCAAGGACGTAGTGGTTCTATCAG GTGCACATACTATAGGTTTTGCTCAATGCTTTACTTTCAAGAGGAGGCTCTTCAACTACAAAGGCACCGGCAAGCCAGACCCTTCTCTCGACTCCTCATTCCTCTCAAATTTGCAAACCCTTTGTCCCAACGTAgacaaatcaaacaccaaaCTCACTGCACTAGACTCTCAGACCATAAATAGATTCGACAACATGTACTACAAGAACATAGTTAACAACACCGGCCTTCTCGAATCTGATCAAGCCTTAATCGGAGACCCCAAGACTGCTGCAATGGTTAAGGATTACAGTGCTGATCCCTTTCTCTTTGCAAAAGACTTTGCTGCCTCAATGGTGAAGCTTGGCAAACTGGGTTTGATCACGGGACAAGATGGACAAATCAGAAAGAAATGTAGTGTCGTGAACTAG